GCAAGTGGAGTTTAACTTTTTTGGTGTCGTGCTGATGGCGCTCGTAACCGCCGTGGGTGGTGGTGTCATAAGGGACATCTTGCTCAACCGCGTACCATTGCTTTTGATCAGTGAATTTTACGGCACCGTTTCGCTGTTAGTCGGGGCGATTTTATTTATCTTTGCGCAGTTTGACATCAGCGGCTATTTGCCTGTGATGGTTGTTTTTGCCTTTGGCGTGGCGTTACGGTTGTTGGCGTATTACAAACAGTGGCATTTGCCAAAAATTGGGTAAGGTTTTTTTCGCTATAATGGCGTTTTTTTAGAGGAGTAGATCATGGATTTTGAAACAATGGATAAAGAGTATGTGTTGCAGACGTATGCGCGAAACTATGTCAATTTTAAACACGGCATCAACGCAACCCTTTTTGATGATAAAGGAAGAGATTATATCGATTTTACGAGCGGTATAGGTGTGGTGAGTGTGGGGCATGGCAATCAACGACTTGCCGATGCGATCAGTGATCAAGCACGCCATATTATCCATACATCCAATCTTTACATGATTGAACCCCAAGCGAAGCTCGCTAAAAAAATCTGTGAACTTACAGGCTATGATGTGGGCGTTTTCTTTGGAAACTCAGGCGCTGAAGCGAATGAAGGTGCCATTAAACTCGCACGAAAGTATGGTGAGAAAAAATTTGCCAATAAAAAATACAAAGTCTTAACCCTAGAGCATTCGTTTCATGGACGTACCATAACAACGGTGAAAGCCACAGGTCAAGAGAGTTTTCATAAAACGGCTTTTGCTCCGTACCCAGCGGGATTTTCATACACAAAAGAGATCGCAGATCTTTACAATGCGATTGATGATGAGACGGTTGCTGTCATGATCGAACTCGTGCAAGGCGAGGGTGGCGTTAAGGCGTTTCCTAAAAAAGATATTCAAGATTTGGCAAAATTTTTAAAAGAGAAAGAGATTTTGCTTATCATCGACGAAGTCCAAAGCGGCGTCTTTAGAAGCGGTGAATTTTTAGCCACAAGTCTGTATGAAATTGAGCCAGACATCATCACGCTTGCCAAAGGATTAGCCGGTGGTGTGCCTATTGGCGCGGTGATTAGCAAGCACAAAGACATTTTTGAAGCAGGCGATCACGGCAGTACATTTGGCGGAAATTTCCTCTCCACACGCGCAGGACTCGAAGCACTGGCGATTTTGGAAGAGTACAAACAAAGTGGGATGCTGGATGAAGCGCTCATCTATTTTGATGCAAAACTCAAAGTTACATGTAAAGCGTTTCCGACACTTTTTGAGAGTGTTGAGGGACTTGGTTTGATGCGTGGCATTAAGTGTCAAAGTGGCGATATTTTGGCAAGTGTCATCAAAAAAGCGTTTGAGCAGGGCGTGTTGGTTCTCAAAGCGGGCAAAAATACGCTTCGATTCTTACCTCCACTCACGATCTCAAAAGAGGAGATCGATGAGGGCTTTAAACGTTTAGCGAGTGCGTGTAGCACGCTTTTATAAAAGAGAAACGTGAACTTTAGCGCCTACATGCAAGCGTGGCTTTACGGCGAGCAGGGCTACTACAGCAATGTGCGTACCATCGGAAAAGAGGGTGACTTTTACACCGCTGTGAGTAC
Above is a genomic segment from Sulfurospirillum halorespirans DSM 13726 containing:
- a CDS encoding aspartate aminotransferase family protein; this encodes MDFETMDKEYVLQTYARNYVNFKHGINATLFDDKGRDYIDFTSGIGVVSVGHGNQRLADAISDQARHIIHTSNLYMIEPQAKLAKKICELTGYDVGVFFGNSGAEANEGAIKLARKYGEKKFANKKYKVLTLEHSFHGRTITTVKATGQESFHKTAFAPYPAGFSYTKEIADLYNAIDDETVAVMIELVQGEGGVKAFPKKDIQDLAKFLKEKEILLIIDEVQSGVFRSGEFLATSLYEIEPDIITLAKGLAGGVPIGAVISKHKDIFEAGDHGSTFGGNFLSTRAGLEALAILEEYKQSGMLDEALIYFDAKLKVTCKAFPTLFESVEGLGLMRGIKCQSGDILASVIKKAFEQGVLVLKAGKNTLRFLPPLTISKEEIDEGFKRLASACSTLL